One genomic region from Knoellia sp. p5-6-4 encodes:
- a CDS encoding ABC transporter permease: MSWWRGTGLVARRSLLETLRSRTFRIVTAVLLVASVAAVVVPQLVLDQPTTYTLATVGDAPTELRAALASAATSGDFTVEYAPRGDASAVREAVREGEATAGLAGDTLWTEPGADHTFPVVVAQTVVTVETVARLRAAGLTPEEIAQVGAVQPPRQVTVGRVDSEERAAVGFGVGIALYLALTFAGSAISTAVAVEKSTRVSEVLLAVLRPSQILVGTVAAVGTAILAQLLVLGAPLAVAVRLGEVGLPPVASSDLALGVVWFALGFALYAFLFAASAALVDKVTDASAAVAPVTTVLVLGYLLSVIVVMGDPSSAWGTAISMFPLSAPMAMPIRWSGGEVPVWQLVTAMALTAATAVLLVYAGSAVYRRALVITGHRVRWRELLGR, from the coding sequence ATGAGCTGGTGGCGGGGCACGGGGCTGGTCGCGCGGCGCAGCCTGCTGGAGACGCTGCGCTCGCGCACGTTCCGCATCGTCACCGCTGTGCTGCTGGTGGCGTCGGTGGCGGCGGTCGTGGTGCCGCAGCTGGTGCTCGACCAGCCCACGACCTACACGCTGGCCACTGTGGGCGACGCCCCGACGGAGCTCCGCGCCGCCCTGGCCTCCGCCGCCACCAGTGGGGACTTCACCGTCGAGTACGCCCCCCGTGGCGACGCGTCGGCCGTGCGTGAGGCGGTGCGTGAGGGCGAGGCCACGGCCGGGCTTGCCGGAGACACCCTCTGGACCGAGCCCGGCGCCGACCACACGTTCCCGGTGGTGGTGGCCCAGACCGTCGTCACGGTCGAGACCGTCGCGCGGCTGCGCGCAGCAGGCCTGACCCCGGAGGAGATCGCGCAGGTCGGCGCGGTCCAGCCCCCACGGCAGGTGACCGTCGGGCGCGTCGACAGCGAGGAGCGGGCCGCCGTCGGCTTCGGCGTGGGGATCGCCCTCTACCTCGCGCTGACCTTCGCCGGCAGCGCCATCTCCACCGCGGTCGCGGTGGAGAAGTCGACCCGCGTCTCGGAGGTGCTGCTGGCGGTGCTGCGCCCCAGCCAGATCCTTGTCGGCACCGTGGCAGCGGTCGGCACGGCCATCCTGGCGCAGCTGCTGGTGCTGGGTGCGCCCCTGGCGGTCGCGGTGCGCCTCGGCGAGGTCGGCCTGCCGCCCGTGGCCAGCAGCGACCTCGCCCTGGGCGTGGTGTGGTTCGCCCTCGGGTTCGCGCTCTACGCCTTCCTGTTCGCCGCGTCGGCAGCGCTGGTCGACAAGGTCACCGACGCCAGCGCCGCGGTCGCCCCGGTCACGACGGTGCTCGTCCTCGGCTACCTCCTGAGCGTGATCGTCGTGATGGGCGACCCGTCCAGCGCGTGGGGCACCGCGATCTCGATGTTCCCGCTCAGCGCTCCGATGGCGATGCCGATCCGGTGGTCCGGCGGCGAGGTGCCGGTCTGGCAGCTGGTGACCGCGATGGCGCTCACCGCGGCCACGGCGGTGCTCCTCGTGTATGCCGGGTCGGCGGTCTACCGGCGCGCGCTCGTGATCACCGGCCACCGGGTGCGCTGGCGCGAGCTCCTCGGCCGCTAG
- a CDS encoding ATP-binding cassette domain-containing protein produces the protein MAAGLRVERVVHAFGERVALDGVSCAVPPGRLTGLLGPNGAGKTTLMRILLGVLTPDGGEVWLDGQRLEDVHDRRAWGYMPQERGLYPAMAAGPQVVHFGRLHGLSRAEATRRAHGLLDELELGERWDERTDRLSGGMQQRLQLAAALVHAPEVIVLDEPFAGLDPVAVEGLSVMLRQRAADGCLVLFSSHQLDLVQDLCEDIVMVDHGRTVLAGAVSELRAASGQRRLRLHVETRDRGWLAGLDGVQVVSDHADDLRLTVPRGTDPLAVLDAARSAGRVLDFGLELPTLSELFLAAVASEPVLEEVGP, from the coding sequence GTGGCAGCGGGCCTGCGGGTCGAGCGGGTCGTGCACGCCTTCGGGGAACGCGTGGCCCTCGACGGTGTCTCCTGCGCGGTGCCTCCCGGGCGGCTGACGGGCCTGCTCGGGCCGAACGGCGCCGGGAAGACGACGCTGATGCGCATCCTGCTCGGTGTGCTGACACCCGACGGGGGAGAGGTGTGGCTCGACGGCCAGCGGCTGGAGGACGTGCACGACCGGCGGGCGTGGGGCTACATGCCCCAGGAGCGCGGCCTCTATCCGGCGATGGCTGCCGGCCCCCAGGTGGTGCACTTCGGCCGGCTGCACGGCCTGTCGCGTGCCGAGGCCACCCGACGGGCGCACGGTCTCCTCGACGAGCTCGAGCTCGGCGAGCGGTGGGACGAGCGCACCGACCGGTTGTCCGGCGGCATGCAGCAGCGGCTGCAGCTGGCCGCGGCGCTGGTGCACGCGCCGGAGGTCATCGTGCTCGACGAGCCGTTCGCCGGCCTCGACCCGGTGGCCGTGGAGGGCCTGTCCGTCATGCTGCGGCAGCGGGCCGCCGACGGGTGCCTGGTGCTCTTCTCGAGCCACCAGCTCGACCTCGTGCAGGACCTCTGCGAGGACATCGTGATGGTCGACCACGGCAGGACGGTGCTGGCGGGCGCGGTGTCCGAGCTGCGGGCCGCCTCCGGGCAGCGCCGGCTCCGCCTCCACGTCGAGACGCGCGACCGGGGGTGGCTGGCCGGCCTCGACGGGGTGCAGGTGGTCAGCGACCACGCCGACGACCTCCGGCTGACGGTGCCGCGCGGCACGGACCCGCTGGCCGTCCTCGATGCGGCCCGTTCGGCTGGTCGCGTGCTCGACTTCGGCCTCGAGCTGCCCACCCTCTCCGAGCTGTTCCTCGCGGCCGTCGCATCCGAGCCGGTGCTCGAGGAGGTCGGCCCATGA
- a CDS encoding alpha/beta fold hydrolase produces the protein MSLHTKDLGEHGSRVVFCHGLFGQGRNWTQIGKQLAGEHRVTLVDMPHHGRSSWPEEFDYVDVADRIARLLDGDDPVSLVGHSMGGKAAMTLALRHPHLVARLCVVDVSPVDYGGHAGEFRGYIDAMQRMDLPAVTTRAEADEALADAVPNATVRAFLLQNLRRDGDGWRWQANLDVLGRDLPVLGGWPAEQLAGTPQYEGPVLWVAGETSAYVTDEYADVMQGYFPRVRRVTIKGAGHWVHSEQPETFLEVLRRFVDAEDRTSVSD, from the coding sequence ATGAGCCTGCACACCAAGGACCTCGGCGAGCACGGGTCGCGAGTCGTCTTCTGCCACGGGCTGTTCGGGCAGGGGCGCAACTGGACCCAGATCGGCAAGCAGCTCGCCGGCGAGCACCGGGTGACCCTGGTCGACATGCCGCACCACGGGAGGTCGTCCTGGCCGGAGGAGTTCGACTACGTCGACGTCGCCGACCGGATCGCCCGGCTGCTCGACGGCGACGACCCGGTCAGCCTGGTCGGGCACTCCATGGGTGGCAAGGCCGCCATGACCCTGGCGCTGCGGCACCCGCACCTCGTCGCGCGGCTGTGCGTCGTGGACGTCTCGCCGGTCGACTACGGCGGGCACGCAGGGGAGTTCCGGGGCTACATCGACGCGATGCAGCGCATGGACCTGCCCGCCGTCACGACCCGTGCCGAGGCCGACGAGGCGCTCGCAGACGCCGTGCCCAACGCGACGGTGCGCGCCTTCCTGCTGCAGAACCTGCGCCGCGACGGTGACGGCTGGCGCTGGCAGGCCAACCTCGACGTGCTCGGCCGCGACCTGCCGGTGCTCGGTGGCTGGCCCGCCGAGCAGCTCGCCGGCACCCCCCAGTACGAGGGGCCGGTGCTCTGGGTGGCCGGGGAGACGTCGGCCTACGTCACCGACGAGTACGCCGACGTCATGCAGGGGTACTTCCCGCGGGTGCGGCGCGTCACCATCAAGGGCGCCGGCCACTGGGTGCACTCCGAGCAGCCGGAGACCTTCCTCGAGGTGCTGCGCCGCTTCGTCGACGCCGAGGACCGCACGAGCGTCTCGGACTAG
- a CDS encoding 3-hydroxybutyryl-CoA dehydrogenase, with the protein MARDFSSVGVVGLGTMGAGIVEVFARNGIDVVAVDVDDAAVERGRAHLQHSTDRAVSRGKLTAEDQAALHGRVTFTADLGDLEDCQLVVEAVPEHLDLKKEIFAKVDGIVAPDAVLATNTSSLPVTEIAVATSNPKRVVGMHFFNPAPVLQFVEVVRTVVTEDEVFEDVKALAQRLGKQPVVVGDKAGFIANALLFGYLNHAVSMFESRYASREDIDAAMRLGCGYPMGPLALMDLIGLDTAYEILDTMYKQGRDRLHAPSPIIKQMVSAGLKGRKSGRGFYTYAEADSSQVAADHLTPRPEGEAGVEKRPVSRVGVVGSGTMATGIVEVFAKAGYDVVFVARSDSKVEAVRAALAKSLEKAVQRGKLTEEARDEALGHVTGTTSLDDLREVDIVVEAVVEDLGVKRALFENLDEICKPGAILATTTSSLPVVECAAVTRRPQDVVGMHFFNPAQVMKLVEVVSTVSTAPDVVATVQDLCAKVGKHAVTCGDRSGFIVNALLFPYLNDAVKMLEANYASADDIDTAMKTGCGLPMGPFELLDVVGLDVALAIQRQLYLEFREPGFAPAPLLEHLVTAGYLGRKTGRGFRTYA; encoded by the coding sequence ATGGCTCGTGACTTCAGCAGCGTCGGTGTGGTCGGACTCGGCACGATGGGTGCCGGCATCGTGGAGGTGTTCGCCCGCAACGGCATCGACGTCGTGGCCGTCGACGTCGACGACGCCGCGGTCGAGCGGGGCCGCGCCCACCTGCAGCACTCCACCGACCGCGCGGTCAGCCGCGGCAAGCTGACCGCCGAGGACCAGGCGGCGCTGCACGGGCGGGTCACCTTCACCGCCGACCTCGGCGACCTCGAGGACTGCCAGCTCGTGGTCGAGGCGGTGCCCGAGCACCTCGACCTCAAGAAGGAGATCTTCGCCAAGGTCGACGGCATCGTGGCGCCCGACGCGGTGCTGGCCACCAACACCTCGAGCCTGCCGGTCACCGAGATCGCGGTCGCCACGAGCAACCCCAAGCGGGTCGTGGGCATGCACTTCTTCAACCCCGCGCCCGTGCTGCAGTTCGTCGAGGTCGTGCGAACCGTCGTCACCGAGGACGAGGTGTTCGAGGACGTCAAGGCCCTGGCCCAGCGCCTCGGCAAGCAGCCGGTGGTCGTCGGCGACAAGGCCGGCTTCATCGCCAACGCCCTGCTCTTCGGCTACCTCAACCACGCCGTCTCGATGTTCGAGTCCCGCTACGCCAGCCGCGAGGACATCGACGCGGCCATGCGCCTCGGCTGCGGCTACCCGATGGGCCCGCTGGCGCTGATGGACCTCATCGGCCTCGACACCGCCTACGAGATCCTCGACACGATGTACAAGCAGGGCCGCGACCGCCTGCACGCCCCGAGCCCGATCATCAAGCAGATGGTCAGCGCCGGGCTCAAGGGCCGCAAGAGCGGCCGGGGCTTCTACACCTACGCCGAGGCCGACTCCTCGCAGGTCGCCGCCGACCACCTGACGCCGCGCCCCGAAGGCGAGGCGGGAGTCGAGAAGCGTCCGGTCAGCCGCGTGGGCGTGGTCGGGTCCGGCACCATGGCCACCGGCATCGTGGAGGTCTTCGCCAAGGCCGGCTACGACGTCGTCTTCGTGGCCCGCTCCGACTCCAAGGTCGAGGCCGTGCGCGCCGCCCTGGCCAAGAGCCTCGAGAAGGCGGTGCAGCGGGGCAAGCTCACGGAGGAGGCCCGCGACGAGGCGCTCGGCCACGTCACAGGCACGACGAGCCTCGACGACCTGCGTGAGGTCGACATCGTGGTCGAGGCCGTCGTGGAGGACCTAGGCGTCAAGCGGGCCCTCTTCGAGAACCTCGACGAGATCTGCAAGCCGGGCGCCATCCTCGCCACGACGACCTCCTCGCTGCCGGTCGTCGAGTGCGCCGCGGTGACCAGGCGCCCGCAGGACGTCGTCGGCATGCACTTCTTCAACCCGGCCCAGGTCATGAAGCTCGTCGAGGTGGTCTCCACCGTCTCGACCGCCCCCGACGTGGTCGCCACCGTGCAGGACCTGTGTGCGAAGGTCGGCAAGCACGCCGTCACCTGCGGCGACCGCTCCGGCTTCATCGTCAACGCCCTGTTGTTCCCGTACCTCAACGACGCGGTGAAGATGCTCGAGGCCAACTACGCCAGCGCCGACGACATCGACACCGCGATGAAGACCGGCTGTGGCCTGCCGATGGGCCCGTTCGAGCTGCTCGACGTCGTCGGCCTCGACGTGGCGCTCGCGATCCAGCGCCAGCTCTACCTCGAGTTCCGCGAGCCGGGCTTCGCGCCGGCGCCGCTGCTCGAGCACCTCGTCACGGCCGGCTACCTCGGCCGCAAGACGGGGCGCGGCTTCCGCACCTACGCCTGA
- the nucS gene encoding endonuclease NucS encodes MRLVIAKCSVDYDGRLSAHLPLATRLLLVKADGSVLVHSDGGSYKPLNWMSPPCAMAELSPEDHEVTDGVSLVWQVQHAKSEDRLRVLIHEVLHDTSHELGVDPGLIKDGVEAHLQKLLAEHIHTLGDGYTLVRREYMTAIGPVDILCKDHLGGSVAVEIKRRGDIDGVEQLTRYLELMNRDPHLAPVTGVFAAQEIKPQARTLAQDRGIRCVTLDYDALRGIDDTTTRLF; translated from the coding sequence GTGCGTCTGGTGATTGCGAAGTGCAGCGTCGACTACGACGGGCGGCTGAGCGCCCACCTCCCCCTGGCGACCCGTTTGCTGCTGGTCAAGGCCGACGGCTCGGTGCTGGTGCACAGCGACGGCGGCTCCTACAAGCCGCTGAACTGGATGTCGCCGCCGTGTGCCATGGCCGAGCTCTCCCCCGAGGACCACGAGGTGACCGACGGTGTCTCCCTGGTGTGGCAGGTGCAGCACGCCAAGTCGGAGGACCGGCTGCGCGTGCTCATCCACGAGGTGCTGCACGACACCTCCCATGAGCTCGGCGTCGACCCCGGCCTGATCAAGGACGGCGTCGAGGCCCACCTGCAGAAGCTGCTGGCCGAGCACATCCACACCCTCGGCGACGGCTACACGCTGGTGCGCCGCGAGTACATGACGGCCATCGGCCCGGTCGACATCCTGTGCAAGGACCACCTCGGCGGGTCGGTGGCCGTCGAGATCAAGCGGCGCGGCGACATCGACGGCGTCGAGCAGCTGACCCGCTACCTCGAGCTGATGAACCGCGACCCGCACCTCGCCCCCGTGACCGGCGTCTTCGCCGCCCAGGAGATCAAGCCCCAGGCGCGCACCCTCGCCCAGGACCGCGGCATCCGCTGCGTCACGCTCGACTACGACGCGCTGCGCGGCATCGACGACACCACGACCCGCCTCTTCTAG
- a CDS encoding class II fructose-bisphosphate aldolase, with the protein MLTPLHDVLREARAEGRGVAAFNVIHLEHAEALTRAAEQVGLPVVLQVSENTVAFHGSLAPVAAATKVLAERATVPVVLHLDHAVSEPLVDEALGLGFTSVMFDGSKLDDGQNRAVTRAVVERCHARGVSVEAELGEIGGKDGVHAPGVRTRPEEAATFARDTGVDALAVAVGSSHAMTERTAELDLDLIAAIRGQVDVPLVLHGSSGVPDEGLAAAVRAGMTKVNIATHLNAVFTATVRARLDVDPRLVDTRKYLGPARDAVQAEAARLLELVALR; encoded by the coding sequence GTGCTCACCCCGCTCCATGACGTCCTGCGCGAAGCCCGGGCGGAGGGGCGGGGAGTGGCCGCGTTCAACGTCATCCACCTCGAGCACGCCGAGGCGCTGACCCGCGCGGCCGAGCAGGTGGGCCTGCCCGTGGTGCTTCAGGTCAGCGAGAACACCGTGGCCTTCCACGGGTCGCTCGCCCCGGTCGCGGCCGCCACGAAGGTGCTCGCCGAGCGCGCGACCGTGCCCGTGGTGCTGCACCTCGACCACGCGGTGAGCGAGCCGCTGGTCGACGAGGCGCTCGGCCTGGGCTTCACGTCGGTCATGTTCGACGGCTCGAAGCTCGACGACGGGCAGAACCGCGCGGTGACCCGGGCCGTCGTCGAGCGCTGCCACGCCCGGGGCGTCAGCGTCGAGGCCGAGCTCGGGGAGATCGGAGGCAAGGACGGCGTGCACGCGCCCGGGGTGCGCACCCGGCCCGAGGAGGCGGCGACCTTCGCCCGGGACACGGGGGTCGACGCGCTCGCGGTGGCCGTGGGCAGCTCGCACGCGATGACCGAGCGCACCGCCGAGCTCGACCTCGATCTCATCGCCGCCATCCGGGGCCAGGTCGACGTCCCGCTCGTGCTGCACGGCTCGTCAGGGGTGCCCGACGAAGGCCTCGCAGCCGCGGTGCGGGCCGGCATGACCAAGGTCAACATCGCCACGCACCTGAACGCCGTCTTCACCGCGACCGTGCGCGCCCGGCTCGACGTCGACCCGCGGCTCGTCGACACTCGGAAGTACCTCGGCCCGGCGCGCGACGCCGTGCAGGCCGAGGCCGCCCGGCTCCTCGAGCTCGTCGCCCTGCGTTGA
- a CDS encoding hexose kinase: MIVTVTLNAALDVTYTVARLELHRSHRVTSVTEVAGGKGVNVASVLAGRGVPVIATGLLGGGTGERVRADLDARGLAHRFSPCAGESRRAVAVVSEADRDATVLNEPGPTVTDREWRAFLADLRALLTEARPDVVVASGSLPRGIPADAYAAVVRAAHEVGALAVVDSSAQALLAALPANPDLVKPNREELAEVTGAADPVAGARSLIERGAREVVVSAGPDGLVDVTATGEVVRAGLEQPLAGNPTGAGDAAVAALAAGLASGRGVRDVLADAVAWSAAAVLHPLAGRVRPDDVDRLRPLVRLQQDPTEPSPVQPSPVQPSPQEDRRAHPAP, translated from the coding sequence GTGATCGTCACGGTCACCCTCAACGCGGCTCTCGACGTCACCTACACGGTCGCGCGCCTGGAGCTGCACCGCAGCCACCGGGTCACCTCGGTGACCGAGGTGGCCGGCGGAAAGGGCGTCAACGTCGCCTCCGTGCTGGCAGGCCGGGGCGTGCCGGTCATCGCCACGGGGCTGCTGGGCGGCGGGACCGGCGAGCGGGTCCGGGCCGACCTCGACGCCCGCGGCCTCGCCCACCGCTTCTCGCCGTGCGCGGGGGAGTCGCGCCGCGCCGTGGCGGTCGTGTCGGAGGCCGACCGCGACGCCACCGTGCTCAACGAGCCCGGACCCACCGTCACCGACCGGGAGTGGCGGGCCTTCCTCGCCGACCTGCGCGCGCTGCTCACCGAGGCGCGTCCCGACGTGGTGGTCGCCTCGGGAAGCCTGCCCCGCGGCATACCCGCCGATGCGTATGCCGCGGTGGTGCGCGCCGCCCACGAGGTCGGCGCGCTCGCCGTCGTCGACTCCTCGGCGCAGGCGCTCCTGGCCGCCCTGCCGGCGAATCCGGACCTGGTCAAGCCCAACCGCGAAGAGCTCGCCGAGGTCACCGGGGCGGCGGACCCGGTCGCCGGCGCGCGGTCGCTGATCGAGAGGGGAGCGCGCGAGGTCGTGGTGTCCGCCGGCCCTGACGGCCTGGTCGACGTCACGGCAACCGGCGAGGTGGTGCGCGCCGGGCTGGAGCAGCCGCTGGCGGGCAACCCCACCGGTGCCGGCGACGCCGCCGTTGCTGCCCTGGCGGCCGGGCTCGCGAGTGGTCGAGGAGTGCGGGACGTCCTGGCCGACGCCGTCGCCTGGTCGGCCGCCGCAGTGCTCCACCCCCTGGCCGGGAGAGTCCGGCCCGACGACGTCGACCGCCTGCGCCCGCTCGTGCGGCTGCAGCAGGACCCCACCGAGCCGTCTCCAGTCCAGCCGTCACCAGTCCAGCCGTCACCCCAGGAGGACCGCCGTGCTCACCCCGCTCCATGA
- a CDS encoding ROK family protein, whose translation MSVEGSAPVDVVAAVDVGGTRIKSALVDRSGTELVSATVPTPRDLGHPGALVVAVTDTVAALLAQATEKGLAARLGGCGVVVPGLVDDARGVAVFSANLGWRDLDVVSPLESALGIPVALGHDVRAGLVAEARWGAARGADHAMFVPLGTGIAGALMVDGRVLHAGGYAGELGHVVVEPGGPVCGCGARGCLEAVSSASAIERAYAHRLGPAEQVTAKEIGALVAQGDPDAVAVWDHAVGALARAVVMVVTLTGVDLVLVGGGLAQSGDLLLEPLRRDVTGALTFQRPPAIARAALGDRAGCLGAACLAWDVT comes from the coding sequence GTGAGCGTCGAGGGGTCCGCCCCGGTCGACGTCGTCGCCGCCGTGGACGTCGGCGGCACGCGCATCAAGTCGGCCCTGGTCGACCGCAGCGGGACCGAGCTGGTCTCCGCCACTGTCCCGACGCCGCGCGACCTCGGCCACCCGGGAGCGCTGGTGGTCGCGGTGACCGACACGGTGGCCGCCCTGCTCGCGCAGGCGACCGAGAAGGGCCTCGCCGCACGACTCGGCGGCTGCGGCGTCGTGGTGCCCGGCCTCGTCGACGACGCGCGTGGGGTGGCGGTGTTCTCGGCCAACCTGGGCTGGCGCGACCTCGACGTCGTGTCGCCCCTGGAGTCGGCGCTCGGCATCCCCGTGGCCCTCGGCCACGACGTGCGGGCCGGCCTGGTGGCGGAGGCGAGGTGGGGAGCGGCGCGTGGCGCCGACCACGCCATGTTCGTGCCGCTCGGCACGGGCATCGCCGGTGCGCTCATGGTGGACGGGCGCGTGCTGCACGCCGGTGGGTATGCCGGCGAGCTGGGCCACGTGGTCGTCGAGCCCGGGGGGCCGGTGTGCGGCTGCGGCGCCCGTGGCTGTCTTGAGGCGGTCAGCTCCGCCTCGGCCATCGAGCGGGCCTACGCCCACCGCCTCGGGCCGGCCGAGCAGGTCACCGCCAAGGAGATCGGCGCCCTTGTGGCGCAGGGGGATCCGGACGCCGTGGCGGTCTGGGACCATGCTGTCGGTGCCCTGGCCCGCGCCGTGGTCATGGTGGTGACCCTCACGGGGGTCGACCTCGTGCTCGTCGGTGGCGGGCTGGCGCAGAGCGGCGACCTCCTGCTCGAGCCGTTGCGCCGCGACGTGACCGGCGCCCTGACCTTCCAGCGCCCTCCGGCCATAGCCCGGGCAGCGCTCGGCGACCGGGCCGGGTGCCTCGGCGCCGCCTGCCTCGCCTGGGACGTGACGTGA
- a CDS encoding DeoR/GlpR family DNA-binding transcription regulator, whose protein sequence is MTELSDVADPVPERGRPLDRGSRWSALLGLLAEHGRLSVAQVVEALGVSEATVRRDFGELAAQQLVTRTHGGVVATAVAYDLPARYKQSSGDTAKDRIAAAAAELALEGSVVGFNGGTTTSATARRLAARADLASSAQRPAITVVTNALNIATEMVLRPFIRCVTLGGVARQESYELSGPLASMVLNELWLDTVFLGVDGVSAQAGATCRHEGEAGINALMVERADRVVVVATGDKVGRRAFARICPTARIDVLVTDPSAPDDDVRALRAAGVTVEQVS, encoded by the coding sequence GTGACTGAGCTCAGCGACGTCGCCGACCCGGTCCCGGAACGCGGACGACCCCTGGACCGCGGCAGCCGCTGGAGCGCCCTGCTCGGGCTGCTCGCCGAGCACGGACGGCTCAGCGTGGCGCAGGTCGTCGAGGCGCTCGGCGTCTCGGAGGCCACCGTGCGGCGCGACTTCGGCGAGCTGGCGGCCCAGCAGCTGGTGACGCGCACCCACGGAGGGGTGGTGGCGACGGCCGTGGCCTACGACCTGCCGGCCCGCTACAAGCAGTCCTCCGGCGACACCGCCAAGGACCGGATCGCCGCTGCCGCAGCGGAGCTCGCACTCGAGGGCTCGGTCGTCGGCTTCAACGGCGGCACCACGACGAGCGCCACGGCGCGGCGCCTCGCGGCGCGTGCCGACCTCGCGAGCTCGGCGCAGCGCCCGGCCATCACCGTCGTCACCAACGCGCTCAACATCGCGACCGAGATGGTGCTGCGCCCGTTCATCCGGTGCGTCACGCTCGGCGGGGTCGCCCGGCAGGAGTCGTACGAGCTGTCCGGTCCGCTCGCGTCGATGGTGCTGAACGAGCTGTGGCTCGACACAGTCTTCCTCGGCGTCGACGGCGTCTCGGCCCAGGCCGGGGCGACGTGCCGCCACGAGGGAGAGGCCGGCATCAACGCGCTCATGGTGGAGCGCGCCGACCGGGTGGTGGTGGTGGCCACGGGTGACAAGGTGGGGCGACGGGCCTTCGCCCGGATCTGCCCGACCGCGAGGATCGACGTGCTGGTGACCGACCCGTCCGCCCCGGACGACGACGTCCGGGCGCTGCGTGCGGCCGGGGTCACCGTCGAGCAGGTCTCGTGA
- a CDS encoding carbohydrate ABC transporter permease, producing MSTVTETGAGTAHTGWRRHRGWVLPVAGAALALVFLVPYIVMVLNSLRPSGDVVQTPPTFLPRDWQLSTYAQVLTDERFLNWLKTSLIVAGASTLIVILASIPAAYYTARFRFPGRMAFLLLVLVTQMFSPTALVVGIYREWFNFNMVNTYGALILTNAAFNLAFAVWILHGFFASIPKEVEEAANLDGCSRFGTLRRVMLPLTLPGIVTAVIFTFIAAWNEYVVALTLMLDESRKPLTVGITSYVTGYEQHWDQLFAAAVIAIVPVVVLFAVIEKHLVGGLTAGSVK from the coding sequence ATGAGCACGGTCACCGAGACCGGTGCCGGCACCGCGCACACCGGCTGGCGACGGCACCGCGGCTGGGTGCTGCCGGTGGCCGGCGCAGCCCTGGCGCTGGTCTTCCTCGTCCCCTACATCGTCATGGTGCTCAACTCGCTGCGGCCGAGCGGCGACGTCGTGCAGACGCCGCCGACCTTCCTGCCGCGGGACTGGCAGCTCTCGACCTACGCGCAGGTCCTCACCGACGAGCGCTTCCTCAACTGGCTGAAGACCTCGCTCATCGTGGCGGGCGCTTCGACACTGATCGTCATCCTCGCCTCGATCCCGGCGGCCTACTACACCGCGCGGTTCCGCTTCCCGGGGCGCATGGCGTTCCTGCTGCTCGTGCTCGTCACCCAGATGTTCTCGCCCACCGCGCTGGTGGTCGGCATCTACCGCGAGTGGTTCAACTTCAACATGGTCAACACCTACGGCGCGCTGATCCTGACCAACGCGGCGTTCAACCTGGCTTTCGCGGTGTGGATCCTGCACGGGTTCTTCGCCTCCATCCCCAAGGAGGTCGAGGAGGCGGCCAACCTCGACGGCTGCAGCCGGTTCGGCACGCTGCGGCGGGTGATGCTGCCGTTGACCCTGCCGGGCATCGTGACCGCGGTGATCTTCACGTTCATCGCGGCCTGGAACGAGTACGTCGTCGCGCTGACCCTCATGCTCGACGAGTCGAGGAAGCCGCTCACCGTGGGCATCACGTCCTACGTCACCGGCTACGAGCAGCACTGGGACCAGCTGTTCGCAGCCGCGGTGATCGCGATCGTGCCGGTGGTCGTGCTCTTCGCGGTGATCGAGAAGCACCTGGTGGGCGGCCTCACGGCTGGCTCGGTGAAGTGA